The following are encoded in a window of Variovorax paradoxus genomic DNA:
- a CDS encoding MarR family winged helix-turn-helix transcriptional regulator: MDLEARAHSEHPEALRLWLRLLTCTQLVEKQVRNGLRAQFATTLPRFDLMSQLERSPDGLKMNELSRRMMVTGGNVTGITDQLVTEGLVERINVEGDRRAWRVRLTPRGRKLFNEMAQQHEDWIVEAFSSLNPKEIAQLHKLLGKVKQHSHSSQLAETA; the protein is encoded by the coding sequence ATGGACCTCGAAGCACGCGCCCACAGCGAGCATCCCGAGGCGCTGCGCCTCTGGCTGCGCCTGCTCACCTGCACGCAGCTGGTGGAAAAGCAGGTGCGCAACGGACTGCGTGCGCAGTTCGCCACCACGCTGCCGCGCTTCGATCTCATGTCGCAACTCGAGCGTTCGCCCGACGGCCTGAAGATGAACGAACTCTCGCGCCGCATGATGGTCACAGGCGGCAATGTCACCGGCATCACCGACCAGCTCGTGACCGAAGGGCTGGTGGAACGCATCAACGTCGAGGGCGACCGCCGCGCTTGGCGCGTGCGCCTCACGCCGCGCGGACGCAAGCTCTTCAACGAGATGGCGCAACAGCACGAAGACTGGATCGTCGAGGCTTTTTCAAGCCTCAACCCCAAGGAGATCGCGCAGCTTCACAAGCTGCTCGGCAAGGTCAAGCAACATTCCCACAGCAGCCAATTGGCGGAGACCGCATGA
- a CDS encoding acyl-CoA dehydrogenase family protein, protein MMTKIPAPPSTAHLALPFFDDAHRALANDLLPWCAAQEIDERDDRAACREWVRRLGDAGWLRYAVPGSAGGALERLDSRALVLLRETLGYHSPLADFAFAMQGLGSGAITLDGTPEQQSQYLTAVGQGKKIAAFALSEPEAGSDVAAMAMRAEPTTDGWCLNGEKTWISNGGIADFYCVFAKTDPTAGTRGITVFIVDATTPGLDTSAHIDVMAPHPLATLRFDNCIVPRTAQLGTLNGGFKLAMRTLDIFRASVAAAALGMGRRALAEAIAHAKGRRMFGQTLADFQLTQAKLGEMAALIDSAALLTYRAAWMRDDAERRGAPAVGDVSAAAAMAKMCATENASRVIDMALQMHGGLGVKVGTKIESLYRDIRSLRIYEGATEVQQLIIGKSVLRG, encoded by the coding sequence ATGATGACCAAGATCCCCGCCCCACCTTCGACCGCGCACCTCGCGCTGCCGTTCTTCGACGACGCGCACCGCGCGCTCGCCAACGACCTGCTGCCCTGGTGCGCCGCACAGGAGATCGATGAGCGCGACGACCGCGCGGCCTGCCGTGAATGGGTGCGCCGTCTCGGCGACGCCGGCTGGCTGCGCTACGCGGTGCCCGGCAGTGCCGGCGGCGCGCTCGAACGCCTCGATTCGCGCGCGCTCGTGCTGCTGCGCGAGACGCTCGGCTACCACTCGCCACTGGCCGACTTCGCGTTCGCGATGCAGGGCCTGGGCAGCGGCGCGATCACGCTGGACGGCACGCCCGAGCAGCAGTCGCAGTACCTCACGGCCGTGGGCCAGGGCAAGAAGATCGCGGCCTTCGCACTCAGCGAACCCGAAGCCGGCTCCGACGTGGCAGCGATGGCGATGCGCGCCGAGCCCACCACCGACGGCTGGTGCCTGAACGGCGAGAAGACCTGGATCAGCAACGGCGGCATCGCCGACTTCTACTGCGTGTTCGCGAAGACCGACCCCACGGCCGGCACGCGCGGCATCACGGTGTTCATCGTCGACGCGACGACGCCGGGGCTCGACACCTCGGCCCATATCGACGTGATGGCACCGCACCCGCTGGCCACCCTGCGCTTCGACAACTGCATCGTGCCGCGCACGGCGCAGCTGGGCACGCTGAACGGCGGCTTCAAGCTCGCGATGCGCACGCTCGACATCTTCCGTGCGTCGGTGGCTGCTGCTGCGCTCGGCATGGGTCGCCGTGCGCTCGCCGAAGCCATCGCGCATGCCAAGGGTCGCCGCATGTTCGGCCAGACGCTGGCCGACTTCCAGCTCACGCAGGCCAAGCTCGGCGAGATGGCCGCGCTGATCGACAGTGCCGCGCTGCTGACCTATCGCGCCGCGTGGATGCGCGACGACGCCGAGCGCCGTGGTGCACCGGCGGTCGGCGACGTGTCGGCCGCTGCGGCCATGGCCAAGATGTGCGCCACCGAGAACGCGAGCCGCGTGATCGACATGGCGCTGCAGATGCATGGGGGACTCGGCGTGAAGGTCGGCACCAAGATCGAAAGCCTGTACCGGGACATCCGCTCGCTGCGCATTTACGAAGGCGCGACGGAAGTCCAGCAACTGATCATCGGCAAATCCGTTCTGCGGGGGTGA
- the rplQ gene encoding 50S ribosomal protein L17: MRHGHGLRKLNRTSSHRLAMLQNMMNSLIEHEVIKTTVPKAKELRRVIEPMITLAKKPTLANKRLAFDRLRSRDSVVKLFGELGPRFAARPGGYTRILKMGFRVGDNAPMALVELVDRAEIKDAGAEQNAAE; this comes from the coding sequence ATGCGTCACGGACACGGACTTCGCAAACTCAACCGCACCAGCTCGCACCGCCTTGCGATGCTGCAGAACATGATGAATTCGCTCATCGAGCACGAAGTCATCAAGACCACGGTCCCCAAGGCCAAGGAACTGCGCCGCGTCATCGAACCGATGATCACGCTCGCCAAGAAGCCCACGCTCGCCAACAAGCGCCTGGCCTTCGACCGCCTGCGCAGCCGCGACAGCGTCGTCAAGCTCTTCGGCGAACTCGGCCCGCGTTTCGCAGCGCGTCCGGGCGGCTACACCCGCATTCTGAAGATGGGCTTCCGCGTGGGCGACAACGCGCCGATGGCGCTCGTCGAACTGGTCGACCGTGCTGAAATTAAAGATGCTGGCGCTGAGCAAAACGCCGCTGAATAA
- a CDS encoding AMP-binding protein, translating to MSAQVDRFVHDRLPPAAQLPVFRYDLPELQFPDQLNLVEELLDKAVAKGFGDKPMLRSPAGVLTYAQAGVEVNRIAQVLVEDLGLVPGNRVLLRGGNSVWMALSWLAVVKAGLIAVATMPLLRAKELGEIIEKAQPVAALCEGRLLDELVAAQQAHPVLATVIAFNQPDAPDSLSARAAGKSGVFTACPTAADDIALLAFTSGTTGKPKAPVTTHRDVVAMCQTWPRHVLRARSDDIVVGTPPLAFTFGLGGLLIFPMWAGASVYFPEGSFSPEALVKLINEVGATICYTAPTFYRQMAPFVRQHGAPSLRICVSAGEALPDATRQLWKDTTGIEMLDGIGGTEVFHIYISAAGDEVRRGAVGKAVPGFTAKVVDDQGNEVPRGTVGKLALQGPVGCRYLDDPRQSDYVKNGWNYPGDSFVQDDDGYFFYQARADDMIITAGYNVGGPEVEDALLKHPAVAECGVIGKPDADRGMIVKAFCVLKPGNTGDAAMAKALQDHVKATIAPFKYPREIEFVTALPRTETGKLQRFKLRQLNSETPSS from the coding sequence GTGTCTGCCCAAGTCGATCGCTTCGTTCATGACCGCCTGCCGCCTGCCGCGCAGCTGCCGGTCTTTCGCTACGACCTGCCCGAGCTGCAGTTCCCCGACCAGCTGAACCTGGTCGAGGAGCTGCTGGACAAGGCGGTCGCCAAGGGCTTCGGCGACAAGCCGATGCTGCGTTCGCCCGCCGGCGTGCTCACCTACGCCCAGGCGGGCGTCGAGGTGAACCGCATCGCCCAGGTGCTGGTCGAGGATCTCGGGCTCGTGCCCGGCAACCGCGTGCTGCTGCGCGGCGGCAACTCGGTGTGGATGGCGCTGTCGTGGCTGGCCGTGGTCAAGGCCGGGCTGATCGCGGTGGCGACGATGCCGCTGCTGCGCGCCAAGGAGCTCGGCGAGATCATCGAGAAGGCGCAGCCCGTGGCCGCGCTGTGCGAAGGCCGCCTGCTCGACGAACTGGTGGCCGCGCAGCAGGCGCACCCCGTGCTCGCGACGGTGATTGCGTTCAACCAGCCCGATGCGCCCGATTCGCTGTCGGCGCGCGCAGCCGGCAAAAGCGGCGTATTCACCGCCTGCCCCACCGCGGCCGACGACATCGCGCTGCTCGCCTTCACCTCCGGCACCACGGGCAAGCCCAAGGCGCCCGTCACCACGCACCGCGACGTGGTCGCCATGTGCCAGACCTGGCCGCGCCACGTGCTGCGTGCGCGCAGCGACGACATCGTGGTCGGCACCCCGCCGCTGGCGTTCACCTTCGGGCTCGGCGGCCTGCTGATCTTCCCGATGTGGGCCGGTGCGTCGGTGTATTTTCCCGAGGGCTCTTTCTCACCCGAAGCGCTCGTGAAGCTCATCAACGAGGTCGGCGCGACCATCTGCTACACCGCGCCCACTTTCTATCGCCAGATGGCGCCGTTTGTCCGGCAGCACGGGGCGCCGAGCCTGCGCATCTGCGTGAGCGCAGGCGAGGCGCTTCCCGACGCCACGCGCCAACTCTGGAAGGACACCACCGGCATCGAGATGCTCGACGGCATCGGCGGGACCGAGGTGTTTCACATCTACATCTCGGCCGCCGGTGACGAGGTACGCCGCGGTGCCGTCGGCAAGGCGGTGCCGGGGTTCACGGCCAAGGTGGTCGACGACCAGGGCAACGAAGTGCCGCGCGGCACGGTCGGCAAGCTGGCGCTGCAAGGGCCGGTCGGCTGCCGCTACCTCGACGATCCGCGCCAGTCCGATTACGTGAAGAACGGCTGGAACTACCCTGGCGACTCGTTCGTGCAGGATGACGACGGCTACTTCTTCTATCAGGCGCGTGCGGACGACATGATCATCACGGCCGGCTACAACGTCGGCGGCCCGGAGGTCGAAGATGCGCTGCTCAAGCACCCGGCCGTGGCCGAGTGCGGCGTGATCGGCAAGCCCGACGCCGACCGCGGCATGATCGTGAAAGCCTTCTGCGTGCTCAAGCCCGGCAACACCGGCGACGCAGCGATGGCGAAGGCGCTTCAGGACCACGTGAAAGCCACCATCGCCCCCTTCAAGTACCCGCGGGAGATCGAGTTCGTGACGGCGCTGCCGCGCACCGAAACCGGCAAACTCCAGCGCTTCAAATTGAGACAACTCAACAGCGAGACACCATCATCATGA
- a CDS encoding enoyl-CoA hydratase family protein: protein MKHYIGASNPMRAQFEPKADYKAEHFAWRFEAGVGTITLNRPERKNPLTFDSYAELRDLFRALTYATDVKVIVITGAGGNFCSGGDVHEIIGPLTGMRMPELLEFTRMTGDLVKAIRNCPQPIVGAIDGVCAGAGAMIALACDLRYGTPATRTAFLFTRVGLAGADMGACALLPRVIGQGRASELLFTGRAMTADEGQSWGFFNALHDSASLLDAATKVARDLAEGPSFAHGMTKTMLAQEWSMTIDQAIEAEAQAQAICMQTEDFKRAYEAFAAKRKPVFGGD, encoded by the coding sequence ATGAAGCACTACATCGGCGCAAGCAATCCCATGCGCGCGCAATTCGAACCCAAGGCCGACTACAAGGCCGAGCACTTTGCCTGGCGTTTCGAGGCCGGCGTCGGCACCATCACGCTGAACCGCCCCGAGCGCAAGAACCCGCTGACCTTCGACTCGTACGCCGAGCTGCGCGACCTGTTCCGCGCGCTGACCTACGCAACCGACGTGAAGGTGATCGTCATCACCGGCGCCGGCGGCAACTTCTGCTCCGGCGGCGACGTGCATGAAATCATCGGCCCGCTGACCGGCATGCGCATGCCCGAGCTGCTCGAGTTCACGCGCATGACGGGCGACCTCGTGAAGGCCATTCGCAACTGTCCGCAGCCGATCGTCGGTGCGATCGACGGCGTGTGCGCCGGCGCCGGCGCGATGATCGCGCTGGCCTGCGACCTGCGCTACGGCACGCCCGCCACGCGCACTGCGTTCCTGTTCACCCGCGTGGGTCTGGCCGGCGCCGACATGGGCGCCTGCGCGCTGCTGCCGCGCGTGATCGGCCAGGGCCGCGCCTCGGAGCTGCTGTTCACCGGTCGCGCCATGACCGCCGACGAAGGCCAGTCCTGGGGCTTCTTCAACGCACTGCACGACAGCGCCTCGCTGCTCGACGCCGCCACCAAGGTGGCGCGCGACCTGGCCGAAGGCCCGAGCTTCGCGCACGGCATGACCAAGACCATGCTCGCGCAAGAGTGGTCGATGACCATCGACCAGGCCATCGAGGCCGAAGCGCAGGCGCAGGCGATCTGCATGCAGACCGAAGACTTCAAGCGCGCCTACGAGGCCTTCGCGGCCAAGCGCAAGCCGGTGTTCGGCGGAGACTGA
- a CDS encoding RidA family protein: MTNKLIQPPGWLPPKGYANGIAARGTQVFVGGQIGWNAQQQFESDDFIDQCGQALRNIAEVLREAGAGPEHMVRMTWYVTDRDEYSRRLSELGPVYRDALGRNFPAMTCVQVAALVEHRAKVEIEVTAVIPD; encoded by the coding sequence ATGACGAACAAACTGATTCAGCCTCCCGGCTGGCTGCCCCCGAAGGGCTATGCAAACGGCATCGCCGCGCGCGGCACGCAAGTGTTCGTCGGCGGCCAGATCGGCTGGAATGCCCAGCAGCAGTTCGAATCCGACGACTTCATCGACCAGTGCGGCCAGGCGCTGCGCAACATCGCCGAGGTGCTGCGCGAAGCCGGCGCCGGTCCCGAGCACATGGTGCGCATGACCTGGTACGTGACGGACCGCGACGAGTACAGCCGGCGCCTGTCCGAGCTCGGCCCGGTCTACCGCGACGCGCTGGGCCGCAACTTCCCTGCGATGACCTGCGTGCAGGTGGCGGCGCTGGTGGAGCACCGCGCGAAGGTGGAGATCGAGGTCACGGCGGTCATTCCGGACTGA